The Streptomyces sp. NBC_00459 DNA segment CATCGAGATCGTCTTGCCGTTCTTGTCCTTCGACGTCGGCTCGATGGAGATGCCGAGGGTGCGGGCGCCCGCCTGGATGGTGGCGAAGTCGCCGGTCAGACCGACCACCTGGGGGTCGATGCCCTTGAGCCACTTGCCGAGCGCGGCCGGGGTGTCCCGCTTCGGGTCGGTGGTGACGAACACGATGCGGAGCTTGTCCTGGTCGGCCTTGGGCAGCTGCTTCTTGGCGACGGCGATGTTGCTCATCGTCAGTGGGCAGACGTCGGGGCAGTTGGTGTAGCCGAAGTAGATGAGCGTGGGCCGGCCCTTGGTCTCCGCGCGGAAGTCGTACGGCTTGCCCTGGGTGTCGGTGAGGACGAGGTCAGGCTTCTCGAACGGCTGGTCGAGGATCGTGGCCGCCTTGTCCGAGCCGGCCTCGACGGAGACATCGGCGACCGACTGGCCGGAGTCGTCGCCACTGCCGCAGGCGGAGAGGGTCAGGGTGGCCGCGACGAGCAGGGCGGACGCGGCGAACAGCTTCTTGCGCATAAGGAGAGTTCCCGAAGGTGTCGTTCGTGGAAGGTTCGGCGCGCACCCAGGGGTGTACGGGACACCGGGGGCGTACGGGACAACCGCACGCCCCCGGCGCGCACCGGAGGTGAGCGGGTGTCAGACGGTGGTGCGGCGACGGCCGGCCACGCCGTACGCGACGCCCGCGACACCGACGACGATGCCCACGACGCCCAGCACGCGCGCGGTGGTGTCGCTGCTGTCGGCGGGTTCGGCGGCGGTGGTCGTGGTCTTCGCGGCGGCCTGCTCGGCGGTCTCCGCCGAGGCTGCCGCGCCGCCATGGTGGTCCCCGGTGGCGGCGGACAGGGCGAGTACCGGAGCGGGGTTGTCGGGCTCCTCGGCGCCGTCCTTCTGGACCTCGATCCAGCGGACGACCTCCTTGTTGGAGTACGTCTGGAGCGCCTTGAAGACGAGCTCGTCGGTGTCCTCGGGCAGCTGGCCGACGGAGAGCGGGAACTTCTGGAAGAAGCCGGGCTCGACGCCCTTGCCGGTGGCGGTCCAGGTGACCTTGGAGACGGCCTCGGAGATCTTCTCGCCGTGCAGTTCGAGGGGCTTGGCCAGCTTGGACCTGGTGACCTTGACGGTCCAGCCGTCGATCGGCTGCGGCATCACCGAGGCGAGCGGGTGCTCGGTCGGGAAGCTGACCTCGAGCTTGGTGGTCGAGGCGTTGTCGCGCTCGTTCGGCACCTTGAAGTTGACGGTCGCGTAGCCGCCCTTGGCGGCGGTGCCCTCGGCCGAGACGCTGACGTGCGCGAAGGCGGGGCCGGACAGGACGAGGACGGTGGCACCGGCGAGGGCGCCGGCGGCGGCGATACGGGAAACCTTCATGACGGAAGGCACTCCATTTCGAGTGAGGTCGTCCCCGACGGGGCCGGAGAGGATCCGACAGATCGGAGAGCGAGGAGGAAAGAGGGACGCGCGTGCGAAGCGGTGCACACGCGCGCGTGCCGCACGACGGCGGCTCTTCCTCGGACTCGGACCCTCGGATCCGAAGACCCCGGGCACCCGATGGGGAGCGGTCGCGTCGTGTCAGGCGGCGAGCACGAGCGGGACGGCGGGCGGACCGCGCCGGATCACCGTGTGCTGGAGTTCGGCGGCGGACTGCCCGAGGGGAACGAGGGCCCACGCGCGCGGTGCGTGCGGTGCCCTGCCCGGCGTACCCGGAAGGCCCGTACGGAGTGCGCGCGCCAGCGCGAGCGCCCCGCGCAGGGATCGTACGAGCGCCGCCTCGGCCACCCCGTGCGCCGACAGCCGCATCAGCCGCAGCAGAGCCAGGTCGCCGCGGCGCAGCAGCCAGCCGGTGGCGACGGCCGCGAGGAAGTGACCGAGCAGCATGGGCAGCGTCGGCAGGAGGGAGGCGAGGGAGTCCAGGGAGGTGCCGGACCCGGCGGACACGAGGCCGTCAGCCGCGTGGTTCATGGACCCCATGTCCATACCGCCGCCGCTACCGCTACCGGAACCCGAACCCCCTGTCAGGGGCCCGACCGTACTGATCCGTGCGTCGGCGAGGATCCGCTGGGCCTGGGCCGGGCTGATCGCCGCGAGCGGCACACCGCACAGCAGCCGGGCGGCCCGTGCGACCAGGGCGGGGTCCGCCGTGGAGGCCGTGGTGGCCACCGACGACGTGGTGTGCTGCCCCAGTCCGAACAGGGTGTGCAGGGCGGTCTGACCGACGGCCAGCAGGGCGATGATGCCCGGGAGCGAGCGGGTCCGTCCGGCGAGCGGTGCCACGCACGCGAGGACCCCGAGGAAACCGGCACCCAACGTCCACAGCGGAACGGAGGCGCAGGAGGCAAGGGTGTGACCGGCCCCGGCCAGCACGACACAGACCGCGGAGAACACCGCGGCCCTCAGCATCCGGAAGGCGCTTCCGGAGGGCGCTGTGCGCCGGCGGCGGGCAGTCATGGCGGGCTCATCATCGCACTGGCCCCACGCCACCCGTACGGCAGGTCCACAAGGTGGATTACGGCCGGGTACCGACATGAAAAACCATGGAGAACCGAAAGATCGCTTCTGTGGGTTGATGCACTACATACACCGATTGGAGCCCACGGTGCATCCCCCGTATGGGCGGCATCACGTCAACTGCGTGCTTACACACCGCCACTCCCGGCAATACGTACAGGTATGTCGAGCCGCGGCCTGGAGGCTGGAGCATGAGCATCTGGTGGTCACTCCATCTTCGGCGTGAGGCTGCGAGCGTTCCGCTCGCCCGGCGCCTGCTGCTGGGCACCATGCAGACGGCGGGCGTCGACCCCGACATCTGTTTCGACCTCTCCGTCGCGCTCAGCGAGGCCTGTGCGAACGCCGTCGAGCACGGCGGGGACACCGGGCAGGGCGACTCCCGAGGGGCCTATCGCGTCACCGCGTACCTGGACGGGGAGAAGTGCCGCATCGAGGTCGCCGACTCGGGGCCCGGTTTCCCGGCGAGCCCGGTGACCCCGGTGGCCCCGGAGGCCCCGCGCCGGCCGGTGCCCGTGGCCGCCGTCCCGTACGACGCGGAGAGCGGCCGGGGTCTGTCACTGATCGAGGAGCTCGCCGATCACGTCACCATCGGCAACAAGCCGGGCCGGGGCGGCGCGGTGGTCAGCTTCGACAAGATCCTCAAGTGGCAGAAGGACGCGCCGCTGATGGCGGTGTGACGGCACCGGAGACGACCGGTCCGCAGCGGTGATCCGCGCGTCGCGAAGCTGCCGACTTCAGGTTTCTCAAGCTTCACAGGCGGCTCTCAGTCCACGCCCATGTTCCTGACGGACGGCGTCCCTAATTTCCTGATCATGACGGGAAACCACAAGGACACATCGATCAGCCGGCGCCGCGCTCTCGCGGTGACCGGAGGCACGGTCGCGGCCGGCGGACTCGTGGTCGCGGGCTACCAGTCGGCCTTCGCCGACGAGGCGACGAGCACGGCCACCGCCGACGCCACGGCGTCCGCCACGGCGAGCGGGAGCAGCGGCACCTGCGTGCTCATGTCGAGCGTGACCGAGGGGCCGTACTACCTCGACAACGCGCTGGTGAGAAAGGACATCACCGAGGGCAAGTCCGGTGTCCCGCTGACCCTGCGCATCACCGTCCAGGACACCACCGAGTCCTGCGCCCCGGTCGCCGGCGCGGCCGTGGAGATCTGGCACTGCGACGCCTGGGGCTACTACTCCGGCTACACCACCGCCAACCCCGGCGGCTCGGCGCCCGCCGAGAGCGAGGACGGCTCCACGGCCGACGACAACACGTACCTGCGCGGCTACCAGATCGCCAACGCCAACGGGGTCGTCAAGTTCGAGACGATCTTCCCCGGCTGGTACACCCCGCGCACCTGCCACATCCACGTCAAGGTGCACACCGGCGGCGAGAAGGAGGACGGCACCTACGAGGGCGGCAAGGTCAACTACACCGGCCAGTTCTTCTTCCCGGACGACGCGGCCGAGGGCATCTTCGCCCTGGAGCCCTACTCGAAGCACTCCGGCAGCTACACCACCCTCGACAACGACATGGTGTACGACGGCGGCGGCTCCGCCAGCGGTCTGCTCACCCTGAAGCCGGTCCACAAGAAGGACGTCTCCAAGGGCTACAAGGGCTTCATCACCCTCGGCATCGACCCGGACGCGGAGAACACCGGCGCGGGCAGCGGCGGCGGAGGCGGTACGCCCCCGAGCGGCGAGCCGCCGACGGACGCTCCGGCCGAAAGTGCCACCGCGTCCTCGTCGGCCTCCTCGGCTTCCTCGTAGGCTGCGGCCATGAGCAGCCGTGAGGACGAGGCGCTGGCGCTGGCCGCCGTGGACGCGCTGACCGGGCAACTGGCCCTGGCTCCCAAGCCGGGCCTGCCCGACCCGCGCGATCTCGACGCCCGCGCCACGCGCAAGGACCAACTCGCTCTGCGCTGGTCGGCCAAGGCGCTCGCGCCCGGCCTCGCGGCGATGGCCGCCGCGGCCCGCCGCACCGGCGAACCGACACCCGGGCTCCGTACGGAACTCGGCGCGATCGGCCGGTCCACCGAGCACTCGGTGGCGCTCGCGGGCGGCGGCCACCGGGGCGCCCTGTGGGCGCTCGGCCTGCTGGTCGCGGCAGCCGCCCTGGACCCCCGGGCCAAGGCGCTCGACGTCGCCGCAGCCGCCAAGCGCATCGCCTCCCACCCCGACAAACGCGCCCCGCGCAGACCCTCCCGGGGCTCCTCGGTGTCCGCGAAGTACGGCGCGGCCGGCGCGAGGGGCGAGGCGAGGGCCGGATTCCCGCACGTACGGCGCGCGTTGGACGCCCTGGCCACCGCCCGCTCGACCGGCGCGACGGAGGCGGAGGCCCGCCTCGACGCCCTTCTGACCGTCATGTCGACGCTCCAGGACACCGAGTTGCTGTACACGGCGGGCCCGCTCGGCCTGCGCCACGTCCAGGCGGGCGCCCGCGGAATCCTGGAGGCGGGCGGCACGTCCACGGAGGCGGGCGCCGCGGCGCTGACCGCCTTGGACGACGACCTCCACGCGCGCGCGTGGAGCCCGCGCGGCAGCGCCGGCCTCTTCGCGGGGGCACTGTTCCTGGACGCCCTGCCGGTCAGCTCACTGACACGGGCCGCCTGACAGCCGCGCCCGCCGGCCCGGCGGCGGCTGCCTTCCGGGCCGCCGGCCCCATCGCGTACGACGCCACCAGAGTGACCCCGCCCAGCAGCAGCCACCCCGGGGTCCCCCAGCCCACCAGCAGCGCGGTGAGGACGAGGGGCCCCGCGGTACGGGCCACGGTGACGCCGGTGCCGAAGAAGCCCTGGTACTCGCCGACCCGGTCGGCCGGGGCCAGCTCGAACGACAGCTGCCAGGACCCCGCCGACTGCCCCATCTCGGCGACGACCTGAAGCACCGCGCCGACCACCAGGACACCGACGGCCACCCAGGGGCTCAGCCCCGCAGACAGGGCGAACACCGCGCACGCCGCGAGCATGACCCACCCGGAGCGCCGTACCGCGCGCGTGGCCGACGCGAGCCCCGACACCCCGCGCGCCATCCGTACCTGGAACACCATCACGGCCCCGGTGTTGAGCACGAACAGCGCGGAGACGACCCAGGCCGGAGCGTCGGTCCGCTCGGTGATCCACAGCGGGATCCCGAGGCTGAGCAGCGGCATGCGCAGCAGCAGCACCGTGTTGAGCAGCGTCACGACGACGTACGGCCGGTCGCGCAGCACACCGAGCCCCCGCGACTTCGGCACGGCGACGGGCGTCACCGACGGCAGCCGCAGCAGCAGCCCCGCGCACACCAGGAAACTCACCGCGTCCAGCGCGAACACCCCGAGATACGCCGCCCGCGTCCCGGCGTTCAGCGCGAGGCCGCCGAGTCCCGCGCCGACCGCCAGACCGGCGTTGAGGGTGGACTGGAGGTGTGCGAGCAGCCGCGTCCGGTCCCCGGCGGTCACCAGCCCGGCGAGCAGCGCCTGCCGGGCCGCCGCGAGCCCCGACTGCGCGGACGCGTAGGCACAGGCGGCGATCACGAACGGCACGAAGCCCCGCACGACGAGGAAGGACGCCACCGCGGCCCCCGTGGCGAGCGCCAGCAGTACTGCGGTCCCGCGCGCCCCGCGCCGGTCGGCGAGCCGCCCGAGCGGCACGCCGACCAGCGACCCGACCGCCCAGGCGACCGTCAGCCCGAGCCCCACGCGCGCGGGGGCGAGCCCGACGACGTGGGTGAAGTAGAGGGCGGAGGTGACGTAGTACGCCCCGTCGCCGACCGAGTTGGTCAGCTGGGCCAGGGCGAGTACGCGCTGCGGGCCTGCGGGCGGGACGAGAGCGTTGGTCATACACACGACGTTAGAAGCACAGTGGACCGATGGGCAGGCCCAATAGTCACGCTCTTCAGTGGCCCAATTCCACTGAAGGGAATGCCGGGCTCAACCACCCTCCAGAACCCGCCCGAGCACCTCCAACGCCTCCGGATACACCCGCTCCCGAGGCGTCCCGTAACCCACGACCAGTCCCTGTACCCGGCCCTCCGCCGCCCCCGCGCCCGGCGTGTGCCAGTGCTCCCCGAGATGCCCCACCGCGAGCCCGGCCTCCTCGGCCCGCGCCAGGACCGCCGCCTCGTCGGCCACCTCCACCAGGGCGTGCAGCCCCGCCGCGATCCCGCGCACGTTCCGACGGGTGCCCAGCAGCTCCACGAGCCGGTCCCGGCGGCGCCGGTAGCGCAGACGGCACGCGCGCACGTGCCGGTCGTACGCGTGGCTGGTGATCAGTTCGGCGAGGGCCAGCTGGCCGATGGTCTCGGTGTGGTGGTCGCTGTGCAGCTTGGCGTCGGCCACCGCGTCGACGAGGTGGGGCGGCAGCACCATCCAGCCGAGGCGCAGGGCGGGCCCGAGCGTCTTGGAGGCGGTGCCGATGTAGGCGACCTGCCCCGGAGCCATGCCCTGAAGGGCGCCGACGGGCTGTCTGTCGTACCGGAACTCCCCGTCGTAGTCGTCCTCGACGATCAGCCCGTCACGCGCGCGTGCCCAGTCGGTGAGCGCCCGACGCCGCTCCGGGTGCAGGGTGACGCCGGTCGGGTACTGGTGGGCGGGCGTGACGACGACCGCGGAGACCTCGCGCGAGGCGGCCAGTTCCTCGACACGCGCGCCGCGTTCGTCGACGCCCACCGGTACGACCCGTCCGCCGGCCCGCCGTACGACCTCCCGGTGGAAGGGCAGCCCCGGGTCCTCCATGGCGATCGTGGCGCCGTCCAACACGCGCGTGAGGAGCGCGAGCCCCTGCACGTACCCGGAGGTGATCACGATCCGCTCGGGCGGCGCGAGCACCCCACGGGCCCGCCCCAGGTAGCCGGACAGGGCCGTCCGCAGCTCGATCCGGCCGCGCGGATCGCCGTAGTCGTACGCCAGGGAGGGCGCCGTCGCGATGGCCCGGCGCAGCGCCCGCAGCCAGGCGTCCGCCGGAAACGTGCCCACGTCCGGACTGCCGGGCCGCAGGTCGAACAGGGGCACACGCGCGCGTGCGTGTGCCCCCGGTGGTACGGCGTCCACCGGGGGCAGCGCGGCGACCTGTGTACCGGCCCCCTGTCGAGCGGTCAGAAAACCCTCGGCGACAAGCTGGTCGTAGGCCGCTTTGACGGTCCCCCGCGAGACCCCCAACTCCTCGGCGAGCCGCCGAGTAGCGGGCAGCAGGACCCCGGGCACGAGCCGCCCGTCCCGCACGGCGTCCCGAAGGGCACGCTCGAGCCCGCCACGGCGCCCTTCACCGACGGCGAACTCAAGATGCAGGTCCACGCCGATGCCGATAGGGGCGCGGGGAACTGCGCGCTCAGCCACGAACTACCCGCAGCCGAAAGATCAGCTCTTCAGGGAAGCCATCCAAGCCTCCACTTCGTCCGAGCGACGAGGAAGCCCAGCCGAAAGGTTCCGGTTACCACTCTCGGTCACCAGAATGTCGTCCTCGATCCGCACCCCGATACCCCGATACTCCACAGGCACGGTCAGATCATCGGCCTGGAAATACAACCCGGGCTCAACGGTCAGCACCATCCCAGGCTCCAGCACACCATCCACGTACGACTCGACTCGTGCCGCAGCGCAGTCATGAACATCCATGCCAAGCATGTGCCCAGTCCCGTGCAGCGTCCACCTCCGCTGCAACCCCAGCTCCAGCACCCGCTCCACGGGCCCCTCGACAAGCCCCCACTCCACGATCCGCTCGGCCAGCACCCGCTGCGCCGCATCGTGGAAGTCCCGGTACTTGCCACCCGGCTGCACCGCCGCGATCCCGGCCTCCTGGGCGTCGTACACCGCGTCGTAGATCTTCTTCTGGATGTCGGTGTACGTGCCGTTGATCGGCAGCGTCCGGGTGACGTCGGCCGTGTAGTACGTGTGCGTCTCGACGCCCGCGTCCAGCAGCA contains these protein-coding regions:
- a CDS encoding SCO family protein — translated: MRKKLFAASALLVAATLTLSACGSGDDSGQSVADVSVEAGSDKAATILDQPFEKPDLVLTDTQGKPYDFRAETKGRPTLIYFGYTNCPDVCPLTMSNIAVAKKQLPKADQDKLRIVFVTTDPKRDTPAALGKWLKGIDPQVVGLTGDFATIQAGARTLGISIEPTSKDKNGKTISMHGTQVIAFSPKTDGGYVLYGEDATVDDYIKDLPKIIKGQNP
- a CDS encoding YcnI family copper-binding membrane protein, translating into MKVSRIAAAGALAGATVLVLSGPAFAHVSVSAEGTAAKGGYATVNFKVPNERDNASTTKLEVSFPTEHPLASVMPQPIDGWTVKVTRSKLAKPLELHGEKISEAVSKVTWTATGKGVEPGFFQKFPLSVGQLPEDTDELVFKALQTYSNKEVVRWIEVQKDGAEEPDNPAPVLALSAATGDHHGGAAASAETAEQAAAKTTTTAAEPADSSDTTARVLGVVGIVVGVAGVAYGVAGRRRTTV
- a CDS encoding ATP-binding protein, with product MSIWWSLHLRREAASVPLARRLLLGTMQTAGVDPDICFDLSVALSEACANAVEHGGDTGQGDSRGAYRVTAYLDGEKCRIEVADSGPGFPASPVTPVAPEAPRRPVPVAAVPYDAESGRGLSLIEELADHVTIGNKPGRGGAVVSFDKILKWQKDAPLMAV
- a CDS encoding intradiol ring-cleavage dioxygenase; translation: MTGNHKDTSISRRRALAVTGGTVAAGGLVVAGYQSAFADEATSTATADATASATASGSSGTCVLMSSVTEGPYYLDNALVRKDITEGKSGVPLTLRITVQDTTESCAPVAGAAVEIWHCDAWGYYSGYTTANPGGSAPAESEDGSTADDNTYLRGYQIANANGVVKFETIFPGWYTPRTCHIHVKVHTGGEKEDGTYEGGKVNYTGQFFFPDDAAEGIFALEPYSKHSGSYTTLDNDMVYDGGGSASGLLTLKPVHKKDVSKGYKGFITLGIDPDAENTGAGSGGGGGTPPSGEPPTDAPAESATASSSASSASS
- a CDS encoding triphosphoribosyl-dephospho-CoA synthase produces the protein MSSREDEALALAAVDALTGQLALAPKPGLPDPRDLDARATRKDQLALRWSAKALAPGLAAMAAAARRTGEPTPGLRTELGAIGRSTEHSVALAGGGHRGALWALGLLVAAAALDPRAKALDVAAAAKRIASHPDKRAPRRPSRGSSVSAKYGAAGARGEARAGFPHVRRALDALATARSTGATEAEARLDALLTVMSTLQDTELLYTAGPLGLRHVQAGARGILEAGGTSTEAGAAALTALDDDLHARAWSPRGSAGLFAGALFLDALPVSSLTRAA
- a CDS encoding MFS transporter; translated protein: MTNALVPPAGPQRVLALAQLTNSVGDGAYYVTSALYFTHVVGLAPARVGLGLTVAWAVGSLVGVPLGRLADRRGARGTAVLLALATGAAVASFLVVRGFVPFVIAACAYASAQSGLAAARQALLAGLVTAGDRTRLLAHLQSTLNAGLAVGAGLGGLALNAGTRAAYLGVFALDAVSFLVCAGLLLRLPSVTPVAVPKSRGLGVLRDRPYVVVTLLNTVLLLRMPLLSLGIPLWITERTDAPAWVVSALFVLNTGAVMVFQVRMARGVSGLASATRAVRRSGWVMLAACAVFALSAGLSPWVAVGVLVVGAVLQVVAEMGQSAGSWQLSFELAPADRVGEYQGFFGTGVTVARTAGPLVLTALLVGWGTPGWLLLGGVTLVASYAMGPAARKAAAAGPAGAAVRRPVSVS
- the pdxR gene encoding MocR-like pyridoxine biosynthesis transcription factor PdxR; this encodes MDLHLEFAVGEGRRGGLERALRDAVRDGRLVPGVLLPATRRLAEELGVSRGTVKAAYDQLVAEGFLTARQGAGTQVAALPPVDAVPPGAHARARVPLFDLRPGSPDVGTFPADAWLRALRRAIATAPSLAYDYGDPRGRIELRTALSGYLGRARGVLAPPERIVITSGYVQGLALLTRVLDGATIAMEDPGLPFHREVVRRAGGRVVPVGVDERGARVEELAASREVSAVVVTPAHQYPTGVTLHPERRRALTDWARARDGLIVEDDYDGEFRYDRQPVGALQGMAPGQVAYIGTASKTLGPALRLGWMVLPPHLVDAVADAKLHSDHHTETIGQLALAELITSHAYDRHVRACRLRYRRRRDRLVELLGTRRNVRGIAAGLHALVEVADEAAVLARAEEAGLAVGHLGEHWHTPGAGAAEGRVQGLVVGYGTPRERVYPEALEVLGRVLEGG